A stretch of the Bacillus anthracis str. Vollum genome encodes the following:
- a CDS encoding glycosyltransferase family 2 protein, whose product MKSLTVIISYSDREQLVEELINAAWKLKPIEIIILAPNDKSKLYEIAMKYRCHSVLMNKYSAHYQGYEACIKKAKGEILLFLDSNFSLSTNEMQRFIEPIVTNQADVVLNKIDKLIEIGKCPNMDIVWRKMLNEILRRPDLKSNSILSLPYALTKEVVENIGFDYMKDIVLSHMNIVNQGWRINDQYAINTLSKDETIEEEGYLIKKELSKNEKEKVERYLRGISKWIEKKGRRVGFTDAGKRRDIIQKLGKAKQYPSYHQGWGMHSSIYDGKQLSVIIPVQNEEETIEQVILEARKIEPLEIIVVVNGSTDHTADIAKRLGATIIKYNERLGHNVGRAIGALEATGDILLFIDGDFSVSGSDLHHFTKAVSDGIDIALNDLNPMLNPPFYVVDIVKYMLNLAYGRPELSNGSLVAIPHAMSKSCLDAIGWETLLCPSLAQVKAILQGYRVECVHYVDVVKPNRIRLKENVSQNGHPPAVLRIIGDHVEALSYLIEQLEMDGKGD is encoded by the coding sequence ATGAAATCGTTAACGGTTATTATTTCGTATAGTGATCGAGAGCAACTAGTAGAAGAATTAATTAACGCTGCATGGAAACTAAAACCAATTGAAATTATAATTTTAGCCCCTAATGATAAAAGTAAATTATATGAAATAGCAATGAAATATAGATGTCATAGTGTTTTAATGAATAAATATAGTGCGCATTATCAAGGATATGAAGCTTGTATAAAGAAAGCAAAAGGAGAAATTTTATTATTTTTAGATAGCAATTTTTCATTATCCACAAATGAAATGCAGAGATTTATTGAGCCAATTGTTACAAATCAGGCCGATGTAGTTTTAAATAAAATAGATAAATTGATAGAAATAGGTAAATGTCCAAACATGGACATTGTATGGAGAAAAATGTTAAATGAAATTTTAAGACGACCAGATTTAAAAAGCAATTCAATACTTTCATTGCCATATGCGCTTACGAAGGAAGTGGTGGAAAATATCGGCTTTGATTATATGAAAGATATCGTTTTATCTCATATGAATATTGTGAATCAAGGCTGGCGGATTAACGACCAATATGCAATTAATACGTTATCTAAAGATGAGACTATAGAGGAAGAAGGATATTTAATAAAAAAAGAGTTATCAAAAAATGAAAAAGAGAAAGTAGAAAGATATTTAAGGGGTATATCTAAATGGATAGAGAAAAAAGGAAGAAGAGTAGGGTTTACTGATGCAGGAAAAAGAAGGGATATTATTCAAAAGCTAGGTAAAGCCAAGCAATATCCTTCCTATCATCAAGGTTGGGGAATGCATTCTTCAATTTATGACGGGAAGCAACTTTCTGTTATTATACCGGTGCAAAATGAAGAAGAAACTATAGAACAAGTAATACTCGAGGCAAGAAAAATAGAACCGCTAGAAATAATTGTCGTTGTAAATGGTTCAACAGATCATACAGCTGATATAGCTAAAAGACTTGGTGCCACTATTATTAAATATAACGAACGACTTGGTCATAATGTTGGACGTGCTATCGGGGCGCTGGAAGCTACAGGAGATATTCTCTTATTTATTGATGGTGATTTTAGTGTTTCAGGAAGTGATTTGCATCACTTTACAAAAGCGGTTTCAGATGGCATAGACATAGCGTTAAATGATTTGAACCCAATGCTCAATCCGCCTTTTTATGTTGTTGATATTGTAAAGTATATGCTTAATTTAGCATATGGTCGTCCAGAATTAAGTAATGGCTCATTAGTAGCAATTCCACATGCAATGAGTAAATCATGCTTAGATGCAATAGGATGGGAAACTTTACTATGTCCTAGTCTTGCGCAAGTAAAAGCTATATTACAAGGATATAGGGTAGAATGTGTACATTATGTTGATGTTGTAAAACCGAATAGAATTCGTTTAAAGGAAAATGTAAGTCAAAATGGACATCCTCCAGCAGTATTAAGAATAATTGGTGACCATGTTGAAGCGCTCTCTTATTTGATAGAACAACTCGAAATGGATGGAAAGGGTGATTAA
- a CDS encoding catalase, with translation MGENHDKQRQSLLGKDFNENGERNEQAILHSQTVGSRGPVLEQDSVLHEALQEFIHEKILERPVHVKGFGAFGYFQTIYPMSEHTKLSFLQHSNEKVPVMVRFSLAVSTKGTPDTARNVRGFSTKFYTKEGIFDLLCNHIPVFSVRDPMRFPETIQALSPSPKNNLLDPNRFWSFVARAPESIHFVVHLYSDNGTAKSFRRIPGHSVNTYVWRNAEGNRKYVKYHWYPFEGVQSITNEEANKLAAENPDYSGKDLYDAIANGKPVEYGLYVQLMDPKDEAHLSYDPLDDTKAWDEKAYPLIPVGKMVLNKNPENYMEQVEKVAFSPSNLLNGAELSDDKMLQGRANIYSDSQRRRIGPEFRKLAINQQQDWTPANQITSGDGRYVEGKLERTSIPKQDDFTQAGEFYAKLQPIEKEHLAENLASDLKVISDDIRKVVLGYFHNVSADLVKRIESAMQQL, from the coding sequence ATGGGTGAAAACCATGATAAACAGAGGCAATCTTTACTAGGGAAAGACTTTAATGAAAATGGAGAACGTAATGAACAAGCAATCCTTCACTCTCAAACAGTTGGTTCACGTGGACCTGTTTTAGAGCAAGATAGTGTGCTTCACGAGGCGTTACAAGAATTTATTCACGAAAAAATTTTAGAAAGACCTGTTCATGTAAAAGGATTCGGTGCGTTCGGTTATTTTCAAACGATCTATCCAATGTCCGAACATACTAAACTAAGTTTTCTACAACATTCTAATGAGAAAGTTCCTGTTATGGTTCGATTTTCATTAGCTGTTAGTACGAAAGGAACACCTGACACTGCTAGAAATGTACGTGGTTTTTCTACAAAATTCTATACAAAAGAAGGTATTTTCGATCTATTATGTAATCACATTCCTGTCTTTTCTGTTCGCGATCCGATGCGTTTCCCTGAAACCATTCAAGCGTTGTCACCTTCACCTAAAAATAACTTACTAGACCCGAATAGATTTTGGAGTTTTGTCGCTAGAGCACCTGAATCCATTCATTTTGTTGTCCATTTGTACTCTGATAATGGTACGGCCAAAAGCTTTCGCCGCATTCCAGGACATAGTGTAAATACATATGTTTGGAGAAATGCAGAAGGTAACCGCAAATATGTAAAGTATCATTGGTACCCATTTGAAGGTGTACAATCCATTACTAATGAGGAAGCGAATAAACTAGCTGCCGAAAACCCTGATTATAGCGGGAAAGATTTATATGACGCAATTGCAAATGGTAAACCAGTGGAATATGGTTTATACGTCCAGCTTATGGATCCGAAAGATGAAGCGCATCTTTCTTACGATCCTTTAGATGATACAAAAGCATGGGATGAAAAAGCGTATCCTCTTATACCAGTCGGCAAAATGGTATTAAATAAAAACCCTGAAAATTATATGGAACAAGTAGAAAAAGTCGCTTTCTCCCCTTCTAATTTACTGAACGGCGCAGAATTATCAGATGATAAAATGTTGCAAGGACGTGCAAACATTTATAGTGATTCTCAAAGAAGAAGAATTGGTCCTGAATTTCGTAAATTAGCAATTAACCAACAGCAAGATTGGACACCTGCTAATCAAATAACGAGCGGTGACGGAAGGTACGTTGAAGGTAAACTTGAGAGAACTTCTATACCGAAACAAGATGACTTTACACAGGCTGGTGAATTTTATGCGAAGTTACAACCGATAGAAAAAGAACATCTTGCTGAAAACTTAGCTAGTGACTTGAAAGTTATATCCGATGATATTAGAAAGGTCGTTTTGGGGTATTTTCATAACGTGTCAGCTGATTTGGTGAAGAGGATTGAAAGTGCGATGCAACAGCTTTGA
- a CDS encoding glycosyltransferase, producing the protein MCKNPISIIIRIQHNIRVLPEILKACEQLQPLEIILTINGYIDDSIDIAKSYNCKIIKLEKPTEPNNCYVIGAKKAKGKSLLFLDANYIIHPSLLIPFLQPLLDESADVVLNNLDDFFYQKQKPTIEMIWQQVTNHFFHRPDLNINSLLFPPYAITKETLEAINPESLLNPILAQMKIIKNKFRISNHFKIAIPQIPSFSSKQLNCYHLEAIENWVNILQDPRGNYTDNNRRRDIILELQNGEQRAIPKIITGKEFYSNTYGNKQLSIIIPVQNEEKTIESIIFEVQKLKPLEIILIVNGSTDKTEELAKNCGATVITYKEVLGIDTGRAVGAYFAKGDILLFIDGDFLIPSSDLLPFVQSVQNGTDLALNKLEHYYMYRLPYTIVTACKYAVNLACNRKDLGMGSTTAVPHAFSRKCIDTIGFHSLLSPTLSQVKTILAGLHVQKVHSVDVDKINRVRPEKHFSKEGYLSLATQQIIGDHIEAIYYIAEQKRGTECF; encoded by the coding sequence ATGTGTAAAAATCCGATTTCTATTATTATTCGTATACAGCATAACATAAGAGTTTTACCTGAAATTTTGAAAGCCTGTGAACAACTACAGCCTTTAGAAATCATCCTTACTATTAACGGCTATATCGATGATTCCATTGATATTGCAAAATCTTACAATTGTAAAATTATCAAACTAGAAAAACCGACAGAACCAAATAATTGTTATGTAATTGGTGCCAAAAAAGCAAAGGGTAAGTCCCTCTTATTTTTAGATGCAAATTACATTATTCACCCTTCCTTACTTATACCATTTCTTCAACCATTACTAGACGAATCAGCTGACGTAGTATTAAACAATTTAGATGATTTTTTTTATCAAAAGCAAAAGCCCACTATAGAAATGATTTGGCAGCAAGTCACGAATCATTTTTTTCATCGTCCAGATTTAAATATTAACTCATTATTATTTCCTCCCTATGCAATAACAAAAGAAACTCTTGAAGCTATTAATCCAGAAAGTTTATTAAATCCGATATTGGCACAAATGAAAATTATTAAAAATAAATTTCGCATTAGCAATCATTTTAAAATTGCTATACCGCAAATTCCCTCCTTCTCCTCAAAACAACTCAATTGTTACCACCTAGAAGCGATTGAAAATTGGGTAAATATATTACAAGATCCAAGGGGAAACTATACCGATAATAATCGAAGACGGGATATTATTTTAGAACTTCAAAACGGCGAACAAAGAGCTATACCCAAAATAATTACAGGTAAAGAGTTTTATTCGAATACTTATGGAAATAAACAATTATCCATCATTATCCCTGTTCAAAATGAAGAAAAAACGATAGAATCTATCATTTTTGAGGTGCAGAAATTAAAACCTTTAGAAATCATACTTATTGTTAATGGGTCAACAGATAAAACAGAGGAATTGGCGAAGAATTGCGGTGCAACAGTTATTACTTACAAAGAAGTACTCGGCATTGATACCGGACGTGCCGTTGGTGCATATTTTGCAAAAGGTGATATATTATTATTTATCGATGGTGATTTCTTAATTCCTAGTTCTGATTTATTACCATTTGTACAATCTGTTCAAAATGGAACCGATTTAGCTTTAAATAAATTAGAGCACTACTACATGTATCGTCTTCCTTATACTATCGTGACTGCATGTAAGTATGCTGTTAATTTAGCATGTAATCGAAAAGATTTAGGTATGGGATCCACAACTGCTGTCCCTCATGCTTTTAGTCGAAAATGCATTGATACAATTGGTTTTCATTCACTTCTTTCACCAACCTTAAGTCAAGTTAAAACAATTTTAGCAGGCTTGCATGTACAAAAAGTCCATTCTGTCGACGTTGACAAGATAAATCGAGTTCGACCAGAAAAACACTTCTCTAAGGAAGGTTACCTTTCATTAGCAACACAGCAAATCATTGGTGATCATATAGAAGCAATTTATTACATCGCCGAACAAAAAAGAGGCACTGAATGCTTTTAA
- a CDS encoding adenine deaminase C-terminal domain-containing protein: MGQNQFRWSNEQLREHVEIIDGTRSPHKLLKNATYLNSYIREWMQANIWIYDDRIIYVGEKLPEQLHECEVIDCDGKYVVPSYIEPHAHPYQLYNPETLANHAMQFGTTTFINDNLTLFFTLKREESFHLLDEFTKIPASMYWWCRFDGQTELQNGESLFNSEEIIKWLQHEAVLQGGELTAWPKLLHGDDEMLTWVQETKRLQKKVEGHFPGASEATLAKLKLLGTDCDHEAMTGQEALARLMQGYTVSLRNSSIRPDLEVLLKELLELGVKQFDRFIFTTDGSHPSFYENGMTNIMIATAIKKGIPVIDAYQMASYNIARYYNMEHIHGAIATGRIANINILESKENPVPTSVIAKGQWVKRDGVNTHEALHIDWSKCKVTPLSLEWSIEKEDMLFSNKTGIHLLNNVITKPYTSEINIDCDELSIDYDECFLMMIARDGTWRVNTVVKGFAKEIGGLASSYSGTGDIILVGKRKEDMLTAFHRIKELGGGMVIAEKNEVLHEIALPLLGIMSELKMSELIQKEKKMVNLLQERGYVYNDPAFTILFFSATHLPFIRVTFIGLYDVKSGKVVASPVNLIKQY, translated from the coding sequence TTGGGACAAAATCAGTTCAGATGGAGTAACGAGCAATTACGAGAACATGTTGAAATAATAGACGGTACAAGAAGTCCTCATAAATTATTAAAGAACGCAACATACTTAAATTCCTATATACGTGAATGGATGCAAGCAAATATTTGGATCTATGATGACAGAATTATATATGTAGGAGAAAAACTACCAGAGCAATTACATGAATGTGAAGTCATTGATTGTGATGGAAAGTATGTAGTTCCTAGTTACATAGAGCCACATGCACATCCGTATCAATTATATAATCCAGAGACATTAGCGAATCATGCGATGCAATTTGGGACAACAACTTTTATTAATGATAATTTAACTTTATTTTTCACATTAAAGCGTGAAGAATCATTTCATTTATTAGATGAATTTACAAAGATTCCAGCTAGTATGTATTGGTGGTGTCGTTTTGATGGACAAACTGAATTGCAAAACGGGGAATCTTTATTTAATAGTGAAGAAATAATAAAGTGGCTACAGCATGAAGCAGTTCTGCAAGGCGGCGAGTTAACAGCATGGCCAAAATTATTACATGGCGATGATGAAATGTTAACTTGGGTGCAGGAAACAAAGCGATTACAGAAAAAAGTGGAAGGACATTTCCCAGGAGCATCTGAAGCAACGTTAGCGAAATTAAAACTGTTAGGTACGGATTGCGATCATGAAGCGATGACAGGGCAAGAAGCGTTAGCTCGTCTTATGCAAGGTTACACCGTTTCTCTTAGGAATTCTTCCATACGCCCAGATTTAGAAGTTTTATTGAAGGAATTGTTGGAATTAGGTGTTAAGCAGTTTGATAGATTCATTTTTACAACAGACGGTTCACATCCGTCCTTTTATGAAAATGGAATGACGAATATCATGATTGCTACCGCTATAAAGAAAGGTATTCCAGTAATTGATGCGTATCAAATGGCAAGTTATAATATTGCTCGTTATTATAATATGGAGCATATACATGGTGCGATTGCGACAGGTAGAATTGCTAATATCAATATTTTAGAAAGTAAAGAGAACCCAGTGCCAACGAGCGTAATTGCAAAGGGACAATGGGTAAAGCGCGACGGTGTAAATACACACGAAGCATTACATATAGACTGGAGTAAATGTAAAGTAACTCCATTATCATTAGAGTGGTCGATAGAAAAAGAGGATATGCTTTTTTCTAATAAAACGGGTATCCACTTATTAAATAACGTTATAACAAAACCATATACTAGTGAAATTAACATAGACTGTGATGAATTGTCCATAGATTATGATGAATGTTTCCTTATGATGATTGCTCGTGATGGTACTTGGCGAGTGAATACAGTTGTAAAAGGTTTTGCGAAAGAAATAGGAGGCCTTGCTAGCTCTTATTCTGGTACGGGTGATATCATTCTTGTCGGGAAGAGAAAAGAAGATATGCTTACAGCTTTTCACAGGATAAAAGAACTTGGCGGGGGAATGGTTATAGCTGAAAAGAATGAAGTATTACACGAAATAGCATTACCATTGCTTGGGATTATGTCTGAATTAAAAATGAGCGAGTTAATACAGAAAGAGAAAAAGATGGTGAATTTACTGCAAGAGCGAGGTTACGTATATAACGATCCAGCATTTACGATTTTATTCTTTTCTGCGACGCACTTGCCGTTTATACGGGTAACGTTTATAGGGCTATATGACGTAAAAAGTGGAAAGGTAGTTGCTTCGCCGGTGAATTTGATAAAGCAATATTAG
- a CDS encoding aspartate aminotransferase family protein, with product MSDWFQLDKEYMMSTYCRTKIAIERGEGCKLYDVDGKEYLDLFSGVGVNVLGYNHPKIVQTTMDQVTKSLHLPFHFLNPVAIEYAKKLVDCSLKNGKVFFTNSGTEATETTLKLIDKYRAITNEEREGIVVLKNSFHGRTLGALHFTRQESVYQNFPTTSIPVYEVERENIEQLEETIINENPIAILLEPVLGSGGIYPLSREYLHGVQNLCDKYNVILIVDEVQSGMGRTGKLFAYQNFNITPHIIQIGKGAGGGIPLGGIIVGEKLCDVFAPGDHGTTFAHSSMGTALGLTVLNTLLDDGLMQEAYEMSLYLNDKLQEIQKENSYYIEEVRHAGMMFGISLNDTNENVKKLQVELMEKGILVDVTQGNIIRLLPPYIITKEEIDTFITQFIFCIDKVAAVVSA from the coding sequence ATGTCGGATTGGTTTCAATTAGATAAAGAATATATGATGTCTACATATTGTCGTACGAAGATTGCAATCGAAAGAGGGGAAGGGTGCAAGCTTTATGATGTGGATGGTAAAGAGTATTTAGATTTATTTTCTGGCGTAGGAGTAAATGTATTAGGATATAATCATCCTAAAATTGTACAAACCACAATGGATCAAGTTACGAAATCGTTGCATCTACCGTTTCATTTTTTAAATCCAGTTGCGATTGAGTATGCAAAGAAATTAGTTGATTGCTCATTAAAAAACGGAAAAGTCTTTTTTACAAACTCAGGTACGGAAGCGACAGAAACGACATTAAAATTAATTGATAAATATAGAGCTATTACAAATGAAGAACGTGAAGGAATTGTAGTGCTGAAAAATAGTTTCCACGGGCGTACGCTAGGAGCACTTCATTTTACGAGACAAGAAAGTGTATATCAAAATTTCCCTACGACATCTATTCCTGTATATGAAGTTGAGCGTGAGAATATAGAGCAATTAGAAGAAACAATTATAAATGAAAATCCCATAGCGATTCTGTTAGAACCTGTATTAGGAAGCGGGGGTATTTATCCTTTATCGCGTGAATATTTACATGGTGTTCAAAACTTATGTGATAAATATAATGTCATTCTTATCGTTGATGAAGTGCAAAGTGGTATGGGGAGAACAGGAAAACTTTTTGCTTATCAAAATTTCAATATTACACCACATATTATTCAAATTGGTAAAGGAGCAGGAGGCGGGATACCGCTAGGTGGAATTATTGTAGGTGAAAAGTTATGTGATGTATTTGCGCCAGGAGATCACGGGACAACATTTGCTCATTCATCAATGGGAACAGCTTTAGGTTTAACTGTATTAAATACATTACTTGATGATGGGTTAATGCAAGAAGCGTATGAAATGTCACTTTATTTAAATGATAAATTGCAAGAAATTCAGAAAGAAAATTCTTATTATATTGAGGAAGTACGTCATGCTGGCATGATGTTTGGAATTAGTTTGAATGATACAAATGAAAATGTGAAGAAATTACAGGTAGAGCTAATGGAGAAAGGAATTTTAGTTGACGTAACACAAGGGAATATCATCCGTTTACTTCCTCCATATATAATTACAAAAGAAGAAATTGATACATTTATTACTCAATTTATTTTTTGTATAGATAAAGTTGCTGCTGTAGTAAGTGCTTAA
- a CDS encoding serine hydrolase domain-containing protein, producing the protein MKKRNSMKLASLTVLLAGTTLFTPGFTVKAESTQSISNSSKVHDQKNRNGWKQVMQETIKIGAPGVLAKTSNKGKISSYTAGVADLSTKKPVKSDYRFRIGSVTKTFTATTVLQLVGENRVQLDDSIEKWLPGLIQGNGYDGNQITIRQLLNHTSGIAEYLKSKDADIMNSKKTYTAEEIVKIGLALPSDFSPGKGWSYSNTGYVILGMLIEKITGNSYAEEIEKRIIEPLDLPNTFLPGNSPVIPGKNHARGYVKMEETGELKDITYYNPSLANAAGDMISNADDLNKFFSSLLGGKLLKERELKEMLTTVPIEGKGIGDGYGLGIYETKLPNGVSVWGHGGSIPGFMTFAGGVIGGKHTFAVNVNSLGPVDILTQFDKMMQVEFNK; encoded by the coding sequence ATGAAAAAACGTAATTCAATGAAGTTAGCGAGTTTGACAGTTTTATTAGCGGGTACTACTCTATTTACACCTGGTTTCACTGTGAAAGCAGAGTCTACTCAAAGTATTTCGAATTCGTCAAAAGTACATGATCAAAAGAATCGGAATGGATGGAAACAAGTAATGCAGGAAACAATCAAAATTGGAGCACCAGGGGTATTAGCTAAGACATCTAATAAAGGGAAAATTAGTAGTTATACTGCTGGCGTAGCAGATTTAAGTACAAAGAAACCGGTGAAATCGGATTATCGCTTTCGGATTGGTAGTGTGACGAAAACTTTTACCGCCACGACTGTTCTTCAATTAGTAGGAGAAAATCGCGTACAACTGGACGATTCAATTGAAAAGTGGCTACCGGGTCTCATTCAAGGAAATGGGTATGATGGTAATCAAATTACGATACGTCAACTTTTGAATCATACAAGTGGTATCGCTGAATACTTAAAGTCAAAAGATGCTGACATAATGAATTCGAAAAAAACGTATACAGCAGAAGAAATAGTGAAAATAGGACTTGCGCTGCCTTCGGATTTTTCGCCAGGTAAAGGCTGGTCGTATTCAAACACAGGATACGTAATACTAGGAATGCTTATTGAAAAAATAACTGGTAATAGTTATGCGGAAGAAATCGAAAAGCGAATTATTGAACCTTTGGACTTGCCAAATACGTTTTTACCAGGTAATTCACCTGTCATCCCAGGAAAGAATCATGCTCGTGGATATGTGAAAATGGAAGAAACAGGCGAGTTGAAAGACATTACGTATTATAATCCGAGTTTAGCTAATGCAGCTGGAGACATGATTTCTAATGCGGATGATTTAAACAAGTTCTTTTCATCTTTACTCGGTGGTAAGTTACTGAAGGAACGCGAGCTAAAAGAAATGCTTACTACAGTTCCTATAGAAGGAAAAGGGATTGGTGATGGATATGGTCTTGGAATCTATGAGACAAAACTTCCAAATGGTGTCTCAGTATGGGGTCACGGAGGATCAATTCCTGGGTTTATGACTTTTGCTGGTGGAGTAATTGGAGGCAAGCATACATTTGCTGTCAATGTTAACTCTTTAGGTCCAGTTGATATTCTTACACAGTTTGATAAAATGATGCAAGTTGAATTTAATAAATAG
- a CDS encoding DUF3902 family protein — MKSVLKSILISFVFSAVSMCWLLFLLFKGDGDWLLSWVGVFMAYLSLYTLIDLYCKNTYDKKISKWLIKTAVTSFSFAVLGISFCIIHELLTPWSLSLMVWYWLVMLVLFLTTIISLVSLVFVNRKNHNFTGGYRILILLNVLLTLGPVLWPLLLSIIGNGMNASAGW; from the coding sequence ATGAAATCGGTATTAAAAAGCATACTTATTTCCTTTGTTTTTTCTGCAGTAAGTATGTGTTGGTTGCTGTTCTTATTATTCAAAGGGGACGGAGACTGGTTATTGTCTTGGGTAGGCGTATTCATGGCATATTTATCTTTGTATACTTTAATAGATTTATATTGTAAAAATACATACGATAAAAAAATAAGTAAATGGCTTATAAAAACAGCGGTGACTAGCTTTAGTTTTGCGGTATTAGGAATCTCATTTTGCATCATACACGAGCTATTAACACCATGGAGTCTCAGTTTAATGGTGTGGTATTGGTTGGTAATGTTAGTGTTATTTTTAACGACCATAATCTCATTAGTCAGTCTCGTATTTGTGAATCGTAAAAATCATAATTTCACCGGTGGATATAGAATACTTATACTTCTAAATGTACTGCTTACGTTAGGACCAGTATTATGGCCACTATTACTTTCTATTATTGGAAATGGAATGAATGCTAGTGCAGGCTGGTAA
- a CDS encoding MFS transporter, with translation MQQNNDLNFEPQDVNIVNPKQARKAVVATGIGNAMEWFDFGLYAYLAVILSQLFFSGVDNSGLQLVLTFGTFAAAFLVRPIGGVFFGRIGDKYGRKIVLSTTIILMALSTLFIALLPTYEQIGVWAPILLLVARMIQGFSTGGEYSGAMVYIAESSPDKKRGILGSGLEIGTLSGYIAASVIVTILTLLLTDEQMLSWGWRIPFLIAAPIGLVGLYLRRHLDESPIFEEMEKAQEESEDNEQFSFMDIIKYHKKDFLLSTVIVAFFNITNYMILSYIPSYLTQVLKVKETTGLLIISITMALMIPLALYFGKLSDKIGNKRVVQIGLLGLTVFAIPAFLLIGNGHIAAIFAGIFVLGFFLSVYEGTLPSLLPSLFFTDVRYRALSISFNISVSIFGGTTPLVCSYLVHATGNPLAPAFYLTGVSIIGLVVFSVLFVTTSGRALKGSYPTVETKKEAHQIAKEDPEETLWWHEESLEIEAGKNASI, from the coding sequence ATGCAACAAAATAATGATTTAAATTTTGAACCTCAAGACGTTAATATTGTTAATCCTAAACAAGCCAGGAAAGCAGTAGTTGCTACTGGTATTGGGAACGCAATGGAGTGGTTTGACTTCGGATTATACGCGTATTTAGCGGTAATTTTAAGTCAATTATTCTTCTCAGGTGTTGATAATAGTGGCTTGCAACTTGTACTTACATTCGGTACATTTGCAGCGGCCTTCCTCGTTCGACCAATCGGAGGTGTATTCTTTGGTAGAATAGGAGATAAGTACGGCCGAAAAATTGTGTTAAGTACTACTATTATTTTAATGGCACTTTCTACATTATTCATCGCATTACTACCAACCTATGAACAAATTGGTGTATGGGCACCAATACTACTTTTAGTTGCCCGAATGATTCAAGGCTTCTCTACAGGCGGCGAATATTCAGGTGCAATGGTTTATATCGCAGAATCTTCTCCAGATAAAAAGCGTGGTATACTCGGTAGTGGTCTTGAAATTGGAACACTCTCAGGTTACATTGCTGCATCGGTAATTGTTACCATTTTGACGTTATTGTTAACAGATGAACAAATGCTCAGCTGGGGCTGGCGTATTCCTTTCTTAATTGCTGCACCAATTGGTTTGGTCGGTTTATACTTACGCCGTCATTTAGATGAATCTCCTATCTTTGAAGAGATGGAAAAAGCACAAGAGGAATCTGAAGACAATGAACAATTTTCATTCATGGATATTATTAAGTATCACAAAAAAGACTTCTTATTAAGCACAGTAATTGTCGCCTTCTTTAATATTACAAATTATATGATTCTTTCGTATATTCCTTCTTATCTAACTCAAGTACTTAAAGTCAAAGAAACAACTGGCTTATTAATTATTTCTATTACGATGGCACTTATGATTCCACTAGCACTATATTTCGGTAAATTAAGTGATAAAATTGGTAATAAACGCGTCGTGCAAATTGGTTTACTTGGTTTAACTGTATTTGCAATTCCAGCATTTTTACTAATAGGTAACGGGCATATTGCAGCTATATTTGCAGGTATTTTCGTATTAGGTTTCTTCCTAAGTGTATATGAAGGAACATTACCTTCATTATTACCATCACTCTTTTTCACTGATGTACGTTATCGAGCACTTTCGATCTCATTTAATATTTCTGTATCGATATTCGGTGGCACAACACCACTTGTATGTTCCTATTTAGTTCATGCAACTGGTAACCCGCTTGCACCGGCATTTTATTTAACAGGTGTAAGTATTATTGGATTAGTTGTATTTAGTGTACTATTCGTTACAACATCAGGACGTGCGCTAAAAGGTTCATATCCTACAGTAGAAACGAAGAAAGAAGCACACCAAATCGCTAAAGAAGACCCTGAAGAAACACTTTGGTGGCATGAAGAGTCATTAGAGATTGAAGCAGGAAAAAACGCCTCAATTTAA